Proteins encoded by one window of Flagellimonas lutaonensis:
- a CDS encoding efflux RND transporter periplasmic adaptor subunit, translated as MKKILKWVGLAVLVIGALWAASFFIKSNSKSPIEYETHKPFISSIEKKTVATGKVIPEDEIEIKPQISGIIEKIYKVEGDKVKAGDLIAVIKVVPNEQALYQARGRVNNAKVALNNAEIEYNRNKKLFDKGVVSAQDFQNLQLQYEQAKLELENAQNDYQIILKGSAGGSSSANTNIRATVDGTILEIPVEEGDQVIQSNNFNDGTTIATIADLGKMIFEGKVDEGEVGKLKVGMPLKISLGAIEDKEFDAKLKFIAPKGVEEAGAVQFKIEGDVEVDDDFMVRAGYSANASLTLEKKDSILVIPEALLQFDKETDKPYVEVAVGEQEFERRDIEIGISDGINVEIVSGLTEEDEVKQWNKTEPIKKGLEEEGEESE; from the coding sequence ATGAAGAAAATTTTAAAATGGGTAGGACTAGCGGTTTTGGTAATAGGGGCGCTTTGGGCAGCTTCCTTTTTTATCAAATCTAACAGTAAGTCACCGATTGAATATGAAACCCATAAGCCATTTATTTCAAGTATTGAAAAGAAAACCGTGGCAACAGGCAAAGTAATTCCTGAAGATGAGATTGAGATCAAACCTCAGATTTCTGGTATTATCGAAAAGATATACAAAGTAGAGGGTGATAAGGTCAAAGCTGGAGATTTGATAGCCGTAATCAAGGTGGTGCCCAACGAACAGGCTCTTTACCAAGCTAGGGGCAGGGTCAACAACGCCAAGGTTGCATTGAACAATGCTGAAATCGAATACAATAGAAATAAAAAACTTTTTGACAAGGGGGTCGTTTCTGCGCAAGATTTTCAAAACCTTCAACTGCAGTATGAGCAAGCCAAGTTGGAGCTCGAAAATGCCCAGAACGATTATCAGATTATCCTTAAAGGTTCGGCAGGAGGCTCTTCCAGTGCCAATACCAACATTCGCGCTACCGTAGATGGTACCATTTTGGAGATTCCTGTTGAAGAGGGTGACCAAGTAATTCAGAGTAACAATTTTAATGATGGCACCACTATCGCGACCATTGCTGATTTGGGCAAGATGATTTTTGAAGGGAAAGTTGATGAAGGCGAAGTAGGGAAGCTAAAAGTGGGCATGCCGTTGAAAATTAGTTTGGGAGCCATTGAAGACAAAGAGTTTGATGCAAAGTTGAAGTTCATTGCCCCCAAAGGGGTAGAAGAAGCCGGAGCAGTTCAATTTAAGATTGAGGGAGATGTTGAGGTGGATGATGATTTTATGGTTAGGGCCGGTTACAGTGCAAACGCATCATTGACTTTGGAAAAAAAGGATAGCATTTTGGTTATCCCCGAAGCGCTGTTGCAATTTGATAAAGAGACTGATAAGCCCTATGTAGAAGTTGCGGTAGGTGAGCAAGAGTTTGAAAGACGTGACATTGAAATTGGAATATCTGATGGAATCAATGTTGAGATTGTATCAGGCTTGACAGAAGAAGACGAGGTAAAGCAATGGAACAAAACCGAACCGATTAAAAAGGGCCTAGAGGAAGAAGGTGAAGAATCAGAATAA
- a CDS encoding TolC family protein has translation MRNLITLLLVVFAMSFSEAQMKKWTLEECVAYAVDNNLTIEQFELDLENAKIDKSDAIGDLLPNLNANATASKNVGFTIVSTSNIPVTGNQTTFNMNGGFSSNITLFNGLRNVRQLHRAKLNAIANQYRLDDLKDDIRLNVANAYLQVLSNKEQLRTFRAQYAVTEQDLKRTKELVESGVVPRGDLLEIEATAANQEQQIVNGESLVLISRVNLAQLLQITDYENFDIADEEFEVPPSDILKNPAKVIFDKALSFRNDIKFSESNVELAEKDLQIAKGAYLPTLTGFFQYGTRYSDATGSVPDGSGGTFTPGFIDQLWIFDGISYGAQLNIPIFNGWNTRNSVKRSKINLERAKLQLEQDKLDLESNIQQAYVDVATFEKAYEAALKTLEARRVAYEYAKERFDVGLMNSFDFSQAQARLDNAEADAIRTKYDYIFRLKILEFYFGLPLSLD, from the coding sequence ATGAGAAATCTAATAACGCTGTTGCTGGTGGTTTTTGCCATGTCTTTCTCCGAGGCGCAAATGAAGAAATGGACCTTGGAAGAATGTGTGGCCTACGCAGTTGACAACAACTTGACCATAGAACAGTTCGAACTCGACCTTGAAAACGCCAAAATCGATAAATCGGATGCCATTGGGGATTTATTGCCCAACCTAAATGCCAATGCAACTGCTTCAAAGAACGTGGGATTTACCATTGTAAGTACCTCTAACATACCGGTTACAGGCAACCAAACCACCTTTAACATGAATGGTGGTTTTAGCTCGAACATCACACTTTTCAATGGTTTGAGAAATGTTAGGCAATTGCACCGCGCAAAGTTAAATGCCATTGCCAACCAATATCGCTTGGATGATTTAAAGGATGACATTCGCCTTAATGTGGCCAATGCCTATTTGCAAGTACTCTCGAACAAAGAGCAGCTGAGAACCTTTAGGGCACAATATGCAGTTACAGAGCAAGACCTAAAGCGCACCAAAGAGTTGGTTGAATCTGGTGTGGTGCCCCGTGGCGATCTGCTGGAGATTGAGGCAACTGCTGCCAACCAAGAACAGCAGATCGTAAACGGCGAGAGCTTGGTGTTGATATCGAGGGTCAATCTGGCGCAACTGCTGCAGATTACCGACTACGAGAATTTTGACATTGCCGATGAAGAGTTTGAGGTGCCGCCATCAGATATATTAAAGAACCCTGCGAAAGTTATTTTTGATAAGGCATTATCTTTTAGAAATGACATCAAGTTTTCAGAATCGAATGTTGAATTGGCCGAGAAAGACCTACAGATTGCCAAAGGCGCCTACCTGCCAACATTGACCGGGTTCTTTCAATATGGCACTAGATATTCTGATGCTACGGGCTCTGTACCAGATGGTTCCGGTGGTACCTTTACACCAGGTTTCATAGATCAATTGTGGATCTTTGATGGTATCTCGTACGGAGCGCAGCTCAACATACCTATTTTCAATGGTTGGAACACCCGTAACAGTGTAAAGAGGTCAAAAATTAACCTTGAACGGGCAAAGCTTCAGCTAGAACAGGATAAACTTGATCTAGAATCAAACATACAACAGGCCTATGTCGATGTGGCCACTTTTGAAAAAGCTTATGAAGCGGCTCTAAAAACACTGGAAGCAAGAAGGGTTGCATACGAATACGCCAAAGAGCGTTTTGATGTGGGTCTTATGAACTCCTTTGACTTCAGTCAGGCACAAGCACGTCTCGACAATGCCGAGGCCGATGCCATTCGAACAAAATATGATTACATCTTTAGACTGAAAATACTGGAGTTCTACTTCGGACTTCCCCTATCATTGGATTAA
- the tsaB gene encoding tRNA (adenosine(37)-N6)-threonylcarbamoyltransferase complex dimerization subunit type 1 TsaB: MANILNLETATTNCSVCVAVDGKVASLVEENSVNYSHSEQLHVFVEEALRQASLALSDLDAVAVSKGPGSYTGLRIGVSSAKGLCYALDLPLISIPTLESLAAQLKMEPGEVVIPMLDAKRMEVYSAVYDHEHKEIRGTRAEVINEESFQEFKKYQKIHLTGSGAKKCQELLAVHKNFKFHTEAFPSAREMAFLSHEKFKAGQFEDVAYFEPFYLKDFILQKKKG, translated from the coding sequence ATGGCAAACATCTTGAATTTAGAAACGGCCACCACCAATTGCTCGGTATGTGTCGCAGTTGATGGTAAGGTGGCATCATTGGTCGAGGAAAATTCGGTGAACTACTCGCATTCAGAGCAGTTGCACGTCTTTGTCGAAGAGGCGCTGAGGCAGGCATCGCTTGCCCTTTCTGATCTAGATGCCGTTGCTGTGAGCAAGGGTCCTGGCTCTTACACGGGTTTGCGCATTGGTGTGTCATCGGCAAAGGGGCTTTGTTATGCACTTGACCTGCCCTTGATATCAATACCCACCCTTGAAAGTCTCGCGGCCCAATTGAAGATGGAGCCCGGTGAGGTGGTTATACCGATGCTGGATGCCAAAAGGATGGAGGTCTATTCCGCAGTATATGACCACGAACATAAAGAAATACGTGGTACCAGGGCCGAAGTCATCAATGAAGAATCATTTCAAGAATTTAAGAAGTATCAAAAGATCCATTTGACGGGCAGTGGGGCAAAAAAATGCCAAGAATTGCTTGCTGTGCACAAAAACTTCAAGTTCCATACCGAGGCTTTTCCTTCTGCAAGGGAAATGGCCTTTCTATCCCATGAGAAATTCAAAGCAGGCCAGTTTGAGGATGTGGCCTACTTTGAACCGTTCTATCTCAAGGATTTTATCCTTCAAAAAAAGAAGGGCTAG